In Massilibacterium senegalense, a genomic segment contains:
- the rlmB gene encoding 23S rRNA (guanosine(2251)-2'-O)-methyltransferase RlmB, which yields MVEQVHNEEWIVGKNPVIEALKANRPINKILIAEGTQKGQVQKVKELAKQKKIVVQHVPKQKIDGLIGPVHGAMQHQGVVASVAPYSYASLDDLFQAAEEKKEQPFFLILDEIEDPHNLGSIMRTADAVGAHGIIIPNRRSAQLTAVVAKTSAGAIEYVPVCRVTNLAQTIEELKQRGVWIVGTDASAKDDFRSLDGDMPLAIVIGSEGKGISRLVLKHCDFVYSLPMKGQVTSLNASVAGSLLMYEVFRKRAVTGE from the coding sequence ATGGTGGAACAAGTTCATAATGAAGAATGGATCGTTGGGAAAAACCCAGTCATCGAAGCATTAAAAGCGAACCGGCCGATTAATAAAATTTTGATTGCAGAAGGCACTCAAAAAGGGCAAGTACAAAAAGTGAAAGAATTAGCTAAACAAAAGAAAATCGTTGTTCAACACGTACCAAAACAAAAAATTGACGGGCTTATTGGTCCCGTTCATGGCGCGATGCAACACCAAGGGGTTGTTGCATCGGTTGCCCCTTATTCTTATGCGTCATTAGATGATTTATTTCAAGCAGCAGAAGAAAAAAAGGAGCAACCATTCTTTCTTATTTTAGATGAAATAGAAGATCCCCATAATCTTGGTTCGATTATGCGAACAGCAGATGCTGTTGGTGCACATGGCATTATTATTCCGAATCGACGTTCGGCGCAATTAACGGCCGTTGTAGCAAAAACATCAGCGGGAGCGATCGAATATGTACCGGTTTGTCGTGTCACAAACTTAGCGCAAACGATAGAAGAGTTAAAACAACGCGGTGTATGGATTGTCGGTACCGATGCTTCTGCGAAAGATGATTTTCGCTCATTAGATGGAGATATGCCACTTGCAATCGTCATCGGGAGCGAAGGAAAAGGCATTAGTCGACTCGTATTAAAGCACTGTGACTTCGTCTATTCATTGCCGATGAAAGGACAAGTTACATCGTTAAATGCTAGTGTCGCAGGCAGTTTATTGATGTATGAAGTCTTTCGAAAACGAGCGGTAACCGGAGAATAG
- the rpoB gene encoding DNA-directed RNA polymerase subunit beta — protein sequence MTDQLVQYGRHRQRRSYARISEVLELPNLIEIQTASYQWFLDEGLKEMFHDISPIEDFTGNLVLEFIDYSLGEPKYSVEESKNRDVTYSAPLRVKVRLINKETGEVKEQEVFMGDFPLMTETGTFIINGAERVIVSQLVRSPSVYYSEKIDKNGKKGFTATVIPNRGAWLEYETDAKDVVYVRIDRTRKLPVTVLLRALGFGSDQEIIDLIGDNEYLRNTLEKDNTDSVEKALLEIYERLRPGEPPTVENAKSLLVSRFFDPKRYDLANVGRYKINKKLHIKNRLFNQKLAKPVVDPETGEILMEAGEILDRRKLDRILPALEENLAVYSVKPNGGVLEDEEVFLQAFEISVSQGADVEQTITVIGNNNVEKEVKHITAADIIASISYFFNLLHGVGFTDDIDHLGNRRLRSVGELLQNQFRIGLSRMERVVRERMSIQDTNSITPQALINIRPVIASIKEFFGSSQLSQFMDQTNPLAELTHKRRLSALGPGGLTRERAGFEVRDVHYSHYGRMCPIETPEGPNIGLINSLSSFAKVNAYGFIETPYRRVDPETGRVTDVIHYLTADEEDNYVVAQANARLGEQGEFLDEDVIARFRGENIITKRENIDYMDVSPKQVVSAATACIPFLENDDSNRALMGANMQRQAVPLMRPEAPIVGTGMEYVSGKDSGAAIVSKHEGIVEYVEADEIKIRRVEVVDGNEVQGDFVSYPLLKFVRSNQGTCYNQRPIVKAGDRVKKGEILADGPSMDNGELALGRNVLVGFMTWEGYNYEDAIIMSERLVKDDVYTSIHIEEYESEARDTKLGPEEITRDIPNVGEDALRNLDDRGIIRIGAEVVDGDILVGKVTPKGVTELTAEERLLHAIFGEKAREVRDTSLRVPHGGGGIVLDVKVFNREDGDELPPGVNQLVRVFIVQKRKIHQGDKMAGRHGNKGVISRILPEEEMPFLPDGTPIDIMLNPLGVPSRMNIGQVLELHLGMAARELGIHVATPVFDGANEEDVWSTLEEAGLPRDGKTVLYDGRTGEPLDNRVSVGVMYMIKLAHMVDDKLHARSTGPYSLVTQQPLGGKAQFGGQRFGEMEVWALEAYGAAYTLQEILTVKSDDVVGRVKTYEAIVKGDNVPEPGVPESFKVLIKELQSLGMDVKILSGDEEEIEMRDLDDEDTPSAEKLNLNVDADVDTEA from the coding sequence TTGACAGATCAACTAGTTCAGTACGGACGCCACCGCCAACGTAGAAGCTATGCACGAATTTCAGAAGTGTTAGAATTACCTAATTTAATTGAAATTCAAACAGCTTCATACCAATGGTTTCTTGATGAGGGATTAAAAGAGATGTTTCACGATATCTCCCCAATCGAGGATTTTACAGGAAATTTAGTTTTAGAATTTATTGATTACAGTTTAGGAGAACCGAAATATTCGGTAGAAGAGTCGAAAAACCGTGATGTTACATATTCGGCGCCTCTTCGCGTAAAAGTACGTCTCATCAATAAAGAAACAGGTGAAGTAAAAGAGCAAGAAGTATTTATGGGTGATTTCCCGTTGATGACCGAAACAGGTACCTTCATTATCAATGGTGCAGAACGGGTCATTGTATCTCAGCTCGTACGTTCACCGAGTGTTTACTATAGTGAAAAAATCGATAAAAACGGTAAAAAAGGGTTTACTGCTACCGTTATTCCAAACCGTGGGGCATGGTTAGAATACGAAACAGATGCAAAAGATGTTGTATATGTTCGTATTGACCGGACGCGTAAACTGCCAGTAACGGTCCTTTTACGTGCACTTGGGTTTGGGTCTGATCAAGAAATCATCGATTTAATCGGAGATAATGAGTATTTACGCAATACACTTGAAAAAGACAATACAGATAGCGTAGAAAAAGCGTTATTAGAAATTTATGAACGTCTTCGTCCTGGAGAACCTCCAACAGTGGAAAATGCTAAAAGTCTATTAGTTTCACGTTTCTTTGATCCGAAACGATACGATTTAGCGAATGTTGGACGCTATAAAATTAATAAAAAACTTCATATTAAAAACCGTTTGTTTAACCAAAAGCTTGCGAAACCAGTGGTCGATCCTGAAACAGGTGAAATTTTAATGGAAGCAGGCGAAATTTTAGATCGTCGTAAATTAGATCGTATTCTACCAGCATTAGAAGAAAATCTTGCAGTGTATTCGGTAAAACCAAACGGTGGAGTATTAGAAGACGAAGAAGTCTTTTTACAGGCATTTGAAATCTCTGTTAGCCAAGGTGCAGATGTAGAACAAACTATTACGGTTATCGGCAATAACAATGTGGAAAAAGAAGTGAAACACATTACAGCAGCTGATATCATCGCTTCTATTAGCTACTTCTTCAATCTACTACATGGTGTTGGATTCACAGATGATATTGATCATCTAGGTAACCGTCGTTTGCGCTCTGTAGGGGAACTTTTACAAAACCAATTCCGAATCGGGTTATCTCGTATGGAACGTGTAGTACGTGAAAGAATGTCGATTCAAGATACAAACTCTATTACACCTCAAGCGTTAATTAACATTCGTCCGGTTATTGCATCTATTAAAGAGTTCTTTGGTAGTTCGCAATTGTCGCAATTTATGGACCAAACAAACCCATTAGCTGAATTAACACATAAACGTCGTTTATCAGCATTAGGTCCTGGTGGGTTAACACGTGAACGCGCAGGATTCGAAGTGCGTGACGTTCACTATTCTCACTATGGTCGTATGTGTCCAATTGAAACGCCAGAGGGACCGAATATCGGGTTAATTAACTCGTTATCTTCTTTTGCGAAAGTAAATGCATATGGATTTATCGAAACGCCATATCGTCGTGTTGACCCAGAAACAGGTCGTGTGACAGATGTTATCCATTACTTAACAGCAGACGAAGAAGATAATTACGTAGTAGCCCAAGCGAACGCTCGTTTAGGTGAACAGGGTGAATTTTTAGATGAAGATGTTATCGCTCGTTTCCGCGGGGAAAACATTATTACAAAACGAGAAAACATCGACTACATGGATGTATCACCAAAACAAGTAGTGTCCGCTGCGACGGCTTGTATTCCTTTCTTAGAAAATGATGACTCGAACCGTGCGCTAATGGGTGCGAACATGCAACGTCAAGCTGTTCCATTAATGCGTCCAGAAGCACCAATTGTCGGTACAGGGATGGAGTATGTGTCAGGGAAAGACTCAGGTGCCGCAATTGTATCGAAACATGAAGGAATTGTGGAATACGTAGAAGCAGATGAAATTAAAATTCGTCGCGTAGAAGTAGTAGATGGAAATGAAGTACAAGGTGATTTTGTTTCTTATCCATTATTAAAATTTGTTCGTTCTAACCAAGGAACTTGCTACAACCAACGCCCAATCGTAAAAGCTGGCGATCGTGTGAAAAAAGGTGAAATTTTAGCCGATGGTCCATCGATGGATAATGGCGAATTAGCATTAGGACGTAACGTTCTTGTTGGCTTTATGACATGGGAAGGTTACAACTATGAAGATGCGATTATTATGAGTGAACGTCTTGTGAAAGATGATGTATATACATCGATTCACATTGAAGAATATGAATCAGAAGCACGTGATACAAAATTAGGTCCTGAAGAAATTACACGCGACATTCCAAACGTTGGGGAAGATGCACTTCGTAATTTAGATGACCGTGGAATTATTCGTATCGGTGCAGAAGTAGTAGACGGAGATATTTTAGTTGGTAAAGTAACGCCAAAAGGTGTAACAGAATTAACAGCAGAAGAACGTCTATTACATGCTATCTTTGGTGAAAAAGCACGGGAAGTACGTGATACATCTTTACGTGTACCGCATGGTGGGGGCGGAATTGTCCTAGATGTGAAAGTATTTAATCGAGAAGATGGAGATGAATTACCACCAGGTGTTAACCAATTAGTACGTGTGTTTATCGTACAAAAACGTAAAATTCACCAAGGGGATAAAATGGCCGGTCGTCACGGTAACAAAGGGGTTATCTCTCGTATTTTACCGGAAGAAGAAATGCCGTTCTTACCAGACGGGACACCAATTGATATTATGTTAAATCCACTTGGGGTACCTTCTCGGATGAACATAGGTCAAGTATTAGAGCTTCATTTAGGAATGGCTGCTCGTGAGTTAGGTATTCACGTAGCAACTCCTGTATTTGACGGAGCAAACGAAGAAGATGTTTGGTCAACATTAGAAGAAGCTGGATTACCACGCGACGGAAAAACAGTCCTTTATGATGGACGTACAGGTGAACCGTTAGACAACCGTGTTTCTGTCGGGGTTATGTATATGATCAAACTTGCTCACATGGTTGATGATAAATTACATGCTCGTTCTACAGGTCCTTACTCACTTGTAACGCAACAACCACTCGGAGGGAAAGCACAATTCGGTGGACAACGTTTCGGTGAGATGGAAGTTTGGGCACTTGAAGCATATGGAGCAGCATATACACTACAAGAAATCTTAACCGTAAAATCAGATGATGTAGTTGGTCGTGTGAAAACATACGAAGCAATTGTCAAAGGTGACAATGTTCCTGAACCAGGTGTTCCGGAATCATTCAAAGTACTTATTAAAGAATTGCAAAGTCTCGGTATGGATGTAAAAATTCTATCGGGCGATGAAGAAGAAATTGAAATGCGTGACCTTGATGATGAAGATACACCATCAGCAGAAAAATTAAATTTAAATGTCGATGCTGATGTGGACACAGAAGCTTAA
- the rplK gene encoding 50S ribosomal protein L11, whose translation MAKKVIKMVKLQIPAGKANPAPPVGPALGQAGVNIMGFCKEFNARTADQAGLIIPVEITVFEDRSFTFITKTPPAAVLLKKAAGIDTASGEPNRKKVATVKRDKVREIAETKMPDLNAADVEAAMRMVEGTARSMGIVIED comes from the coding sequence GTGGCTAAAAAAGTAATCAAAATGGTAAAATTACAAATCCCTGCAGGTAAAGCGAATCCAGCTCCACCGGTAGGTCCAGCATTAGGTCAAGCTGGTGTTAACATTATGGGATTCTGTAAAGAGTTCAACGCTCGTACTGCTGATCAAGCTGGTTTAATTATTCCAGTTGAAATTACGGTATTTGAGGACCGTTCATTTACATTCATCACAAAAACTCCACCGGCAGCCGTTCTTCTTAAAAAGGCAGCTGGTATCGATACTGCTTCAGGTGAACCAAACCGTAAAAAAGTAGCAACAGTAAAACGCGATAAAGTTCGCGAAATCGCAGAAACAAAAATGCCGGATTTAAATGCGGCTGATGTGGAAGCTGCTATGCGTATGGTTGAAGGTACAGCACGTAGTATGGGAATTGTGATTGAAGACTAA
- the secE gene encoding preprotein translocase subunit SecE — protein MADFKKPVRFLGEVKSETKKVSWPKREELTRYTVTVLLTVIFFAAFFALVDFGLSSLVGWITK, from the coding sequence ATGGCAGACTTCAAAAAACCAGTTCGATTTTTGGGTGAAGTAAAAAGCGAGACAAAAAAAGTATCTTGGCCAAAACGAGAAGAATTAACTCGTTATACTGTAACTGTATTGTTAACAGTTATATTTTTTGCTGCTTTTTTTGCACTTGTTGATTTTGGATTATCTTCGCTCGTTGGTTGGATTACAAAGTAA
- the rplJ gene encoding 50S ribosomal protein L10 produces MNAAIERKAAQVAEITAKLKDSKSTVLVDYRGLNVAEVTELRKQLREAGCEFKVYKNTLSRRAAEETGFGEINEFLVGPTAIAFNSEDAVASAKVLNDFAKTHEALEIKAGIIEGNITPVDEVKAIAELPSREGLLSMLLSVLQAPMRNFALATKAVAEQKEEQGA; encoded by the coding sequence ATGAACGCAGCAATCGAAAGAAAAGCAGCACAAGTTGCTGAAATTACAGCGAAATTAAAAGATAGTAAATCAACAGTTTTAGTTGATTACCGTGGTTTAAATGTTGCAGAAGTAACAGAACTTCGTAAACAACTTCGTGAAGCTGGTTGTGAGTTTAAAGTATATAAAAATACATTATCTCGCCGTGCAGCAGAAGAAACTGGTTTTGGAGAAATCAATGAATTTTTAGTTGGACCAACAGCTATTGCTTTCAATAGTGAAGATGCAGTGGCTTCAGCTAAAGTTTTAAATGATTTCGCAAAAACACACGAAGCATTAGAAATTAAGGCTGGTATTATCGAAGGTAATATTACTCCAGTAGATGAAGTGAAAGCAATCGCTGAACTTCCATCTCGCGAAGGATTACTTTCTATGCTTCTTAGCGTGCTTCAAGCACCAATGCGTAACTTTGCTCTTGCAACGAAAGCAGTTGCAGAACAAAAAGAAGAACAAGGTGCGTAA
- the rpmG gene encoding 50S ribosomal protein L33, translating to MKKKVSLACINCGTRNYSTVKSTEASQMRLEIKKFCSRCNAHTLHKEAK from the coding sequence ATGAAAAAGAAAGTGTCATTAGCTTGCATTAATTGTGGCACCCGTAATTATTCAACGGTTAAAAGTACAGAAGCGAGTCAGATGCGTTTAGAGATAAAGAAATTTTGTAGTCGTTGTAATGCACACACGTTGCACAAAGAAGCGAAGTAA
- a CDS encoding class I SAM-dependent methyltransferase — translation MADHYYTDKPTSESNRTTYTTTISGEMFRFTTDAGVFSKNDLDFGTRVLVEALDISDGDSVLDVGCGYGPIGLYVAKTYPEKQVWMIDVNERALSLAEENAAQNNVQNVHIKKSYLFEQVEKKDFSTIISNPPIRAGKAVVHQLFEDAYAHLAPGGELWIVIQKKQGAPSALDKLASIFADVEVVTKKKGYFIIQAKKS, via the coding sequence ATGGCTGATCATTACTATACAGACAAACCTACTTCAGAAAGTAATCGGACGACGTATACAACGACGATTAGTGGAGAAATGTTTCGTTTTACAACGGATGCAGGAGTGTTTTCGAAAAATGATTTAGATTTTGGCACGCGTGTGTTAGTAGAAGCGCTCGATATTTCCGATGGTGATTCCGTTTTGGATGTAGGCTGTGGATACGGGCCAATCGGATTGTACGTGGCAAAAACATATCCAGAAAAACAAGTATGGATGATTGACGTGAACGAACGTGCCTTGTCGTTAGCGGAAGAAAATGCGGCGCAAAATAATGTGCAAAACGTTCATATAAAGAAAAGTTATTTGTTTGAACAAGTAGAAAAAAAAGATTTTTCTACTATTATTTCAAATCCGCCGATTCGTGCAGGGAAAGCGGTTGTGCATCAGTTATTTGAAGATGCTTATGCGCATTTAGCGCCAGGCGGAGAATTGTGGATTGTGATTCAAAAGAAGCAAGGAGCACCATCTGCATTAGATAAATTAGCATCTATTTTTGCGGATGTAGAAGTTGTGACGAAGAAAAAAGGATATTTTATTATTCAAGCAAAAAAATCTTGA
- the sigH gene encoding RNA polymerase sporulation sigma factor SigH yields MGMSLKKNQVLVEYRDLTDAELVTMGRNGDAQALEFIIHKYKHFVRAKTRSYFLIGADREDIFQEGMIGLYKAIRDFKEDKPSSFKAFAELCVTRQIITAIKTATRQKHIPLNSYVSLDKPIFDDESDRTLLDVITGSKVMDPAQLIINQEELMAIEEKMSEVLSELEKQVLMLYLDGRSYQEISEDLNRHVKSIDNALQRVKRKLERSLEAGEVGR; encoded by the coding sequence ATGGGCATGAGCTTAAAAAAGAATCAAGTATTGGTGGAATATCGTGATTTAACAGATGCAGAATTAGTCACAATGGGGAGAAATGGGGATGCGCAAGCATTAGAGTTTATCATTCATAAATATAAACATTTTGTCAGAGCAAAAACGAGATCGTACTTTTTAATCGGAGCCGATCGAGAAGATATTTTCCAAGAAGGAATGATTGGATTATATAAAGCGATTCGAGATTTCAAGGAAGATAAACCTTCCTCCTTTAAAGCATTTGCAGAATTATGTGTAACGAGACAAATCATTACAGCAATTAAAACAGCTACACGACAAAAACATATTCCCTTAAATTCGTATGTTTCATTAGATAAACCAATTTTTGATGATGAATCTGATCGCACTTTATTAGACGTTATTACGGGTTCAAAAGTAATGGATCCGGCACAGTTAATTATTAATCAAGAAGAACTGATGGCCATTGAAGAGAAAATGTCCGAAGTATTAAGTGAATTAGAAAAACAAGTATTAATGCTTTATTTAGATGGACGGTCGTACCAAGAAATTTCAGAAGATTTAAACCGACATGTAAAATCGATTGACAATGCATTGCAACGAGTAAAACGAAAATTAGAACGTTCGTTAGAAGCAGGGGAAGTAGGTAGATAA
- a CDS encoding Mini-ribonuclease 3 yields the protein MEKQEVRQLNGLALAYMGDAILETYIRRYLIEQGKVRPNKLHQAATHYVSAKAQARVAYALLEAEMLTDEEVQIIKRGRNAKSHASPKNTDMKTYRLSTGMEALLGYLYLQQSTDRLHEIIDFTIKVVEEGTENGGTSS from the coding sequence ATGGAAAAACAAGAGGTAAGACAATTAAATGGTCTTGCGCTGGCGTATATGGGAGATGCCATTTTAGAAACGTATATTCGTCGATACTTAATTGAGCAAGGAAAGGTACGACCGAATAAATTGCATCAAGCAGCGACGCATTACGTATCAGCAAAAGCGCAAGCAAGAGTCGCATATGCACTTTTAGAAGCAGAAATGCTAACAGATGAAGAAGTGCAAATTATTAAGCGAGGAAGAAATGCGAAATCACACGCATCACCAAAAAATACAGATATGAAAACGTATCGTCTTTCAACCGGTATGGAAGCTTTACTTGGATATTTATATTTACAACAATCAACAGACCGACTCCATGAAATCATTGATTTCACGATAAAGGTTGTAGAAGAAGGGACAGAAAATGGTGGAACAAGTTCATAA
- the rplA gene encoding 50S ribosomal protein L1, whose amino-acid sequence MGGLSVKTTKEEDIFKMAKRGKKYVEAAKKIDRQKSYDLTEAVGLVKETAVANFDETIELAFRLGVDPKKADQQIRGAVVLPNGTGKTQKVLVFAKGEKLKEAEAAGADYVGDVEYINKINQGWFDFDVVVATPDMMAEVGKLGRVLGPKGLMPNPKTGTVTFDVTKAINDIKAGKVEYRIDKAGNVQVPVGKKSFDNEKLQENILAMVDAIVKAKPAAAKGTYMKSVTIASTMGPGIRVNTQDIVKK is encoded by the coding sequence GTGGGAGGTCTATCCGTTAAAACCACAAAAGAGGAGGACATTTTTAAAATGGCAAAACGCGGAAAAAAATATGTAGAGGCGGCAAAAAAAATTGACCGTCAAAAATCTTATGATTTAACAGAAGCAGTTGGATTAGTAAAAGAAACTGCAGTTGCAAATTTCGATGAAACAATTGAATTAGCATTTCGTTTAGGAGTGGACCCTAAAAAAGCGGATCAACAAATTCGTGGTGCGGTAGTATTACCAAATGGTACAGGTAAAACTCAAAAAGTTTTAGTTTTCGCAAAAGGTGAAAAACTAAAAGAAGCAGAAGCTGCAGGTGCAGATTATGTTGGCGATGTAGAATACATCAACAAAATTAATCAAGGTTGGTTTGATTTTGACGTTGTTGTAGCAACTCCAGACATGATGGCTGAAGTTGGTAAATTAGGTCGTGTATTAGGTCCTAAAGGTTTAATGCCAAATCCTAAAACAGGTACAGTAACATTTGATGTAACAAAAGCAATCAACGATATTAAAGCTGGTAAAGTAGAATACCGTATAGATAAAGCTGGTAACGTTCAAGTTCCAGTTGGTAAAAAATCGTTTGATAACGAAAAACTACAAGAAAACATCCTTGCAATGGTAGACGCAATTGTGAAAGCAAAACCAGCAGCGGCGAAAGGTACGTACATGAAAAGCGTAACAATCGCTTCTACAATGGGTCCTGGTATCCGTGTGAATACACAAGATATCGTAAAAAAATAA
- a CDS encoding NYN domain-containing protein: MEILLVDGYNVIGASYDLQKLKEEDFAKARDQLVEMMAEYKAYKGLRVIVVFDAHLQKGVEKTSTYAGVEVIYTQEKEIADKKIEKLAIQLNNAKTQITVATSDYTEQWQIFGQGALRISARELLREIEKMRKDIEVDIGEMQAPRNQQKVTVSDVFPKEVTEKLEQLRRGNAP; this comes from the coding sequence ATGGAGATTTTACTTGTAGACGGTTATAACGTTATCGGCGCTTCGTATGATTTGCAAAAATTAAAAGAAGAAGACTTTGCTAAAGCGCGGGATCAACTAGTGGAAATGATGGCGGAATATAAGGCATATAAAGGACTTCGTGTCATCGTTGTGTTTGACGCCCACCTACAAAAAGGTGTGGAAAAAACATCTACCTATGCTGGTGTGGAAGTGATTTATACGCAAGAAAAAGAAATTGCAGATAAAAAAATTGAAAAGTTGGCTATACAATTAAATAACGCCAAAACACAAATTACAGTCGCAACGAGTGACTATACAGAACAATGGCAAATTTTTGGGCAAGGGGCTTTACGTATTTCTGCAAGGGAATTATTGAGGGAGATTGAAAAAATGCGCAAGGATATTGAGGTCGATATTGGTGAAATGCAAGCACCTCGCAATCAACAAAAAGTAACCGTTTCAGATGTTTTTCCAAAAGAAGTAACGGAAAAATTAGAACAGCTACGGAGAGGAAATGCACCTTAA
- the nusG gene encoding transcription termination/antitermination protein NusG — protein MEKRWYVLHTYSGYENRVKTNLEKRVESMGMQDKIFRVVVPEEEEREIKNGKEKITKKRIFPGYVIVEMIMTDDSWYVVRNTPGVTGFVGSAGAGSRPTPLLEEEADRILKQMGMDFPSDFDFELEETVKVKEGPFANQMGPIIEIDMDKKRVTVQVDMFGRETPVELDFSQIEKI, from the coding sequence ATGGAAAAAAGATGGTATGTATTACACACGTATTCAGGGTATGAAAATCGAGTGAAAACGAACCTTGAAAAACGTGTAGAATCAATGGGTATGCAAGATAAAATTTTTCGTGTAGTCGTTCCAGAAGAAGAGGAACGCGAAATAAAAAATGGAAAAGAAAAAATTACGAAAAAACGAATCTTCCCAGGGTATGTCATTGTAGAAATGATTATGACAGACGATTCTTGGTATGTTGTTCGTAACACACCAGGAGTTACTGGGTTCGTTGGTTCAGCAGGTGCAGGAAGTAGACCTACACCATTATTAGAAGAAGAAGCAGATCGAATTTTAAAACAAATGGGGATGGATTTCCCATCAGACTTTGACTTCGAATTAGAAGAAACAGTTAAAGTAAAAGAAGGTCCATTTGCTAATCAAATGGGGCCAATTATCGAAATTGATATGGATAAAAAACGTGTTACTGTTCAAGTCGATATGTTCGGTCGTGAAACGCCAGTGGAATTAGATTTTTCGCAAATTGAAAAAATCTAA
- the rplL gene encoding 50S ribosomal protein L7/L12, protein MTKEQIIEAIKEMTVLELNDLVKAIEEEFGVTAAAPVAVVGGGAEAGGDAEQTEFDVVLEEAGAGKIKVIKVVREITGLGLKDAKELVDGAPKPIKEGVAKEEAEEIKAKLEEVGAKVTVK, encoded by the coding sequence ATGACGAAAGAACAAATCATTGAAGCGATTAAAGAGATGACTGTTTTAGAATTAAACGACTTAGTTAAAGCAATTGAAGAAGAATTTGGTGTAACTGCAGCTGCTCCTGTAGCAGTAGTTGGTGGCGGTGCTGAAGCAGGTGGCGACGCTGAACAAACTGAATTTGACGTTGTTTTAGAAGAAGCAGGCGCAGGTAAAATCAAAGTAATTAAAGTAGTTCGCGAAATCACTGGCTTAGGCTTAAAAGACGCTAAAGAATTAGTTGACGGAGCTCCAAAACCAATTAAAGAAGGCGTTGCGAAAGAAGAAGCTGAAGAAATCAAAGCGAAACTTGAAGAGGTAGGCGCTAAAGTAACTGTAAAATAA